tggggatgctgggtggcttgggaaagagagctgggggatgggaggaaggaggaggggggaggtctgtggatagcatgaggagtgagtagaaaatttcttaataaagaaaaataaaagaaaataaaaaaacaaacaaaacaaaacaaacaaaaaatttagtcatggtgcatgcctgaaattctagcacttgagaagcagagaaggaTCAGGAAGACTCACACAGCAAGCTCAAGGTCATCATGAGGTACACGAGACAGGACAAACATGTttggagatggggctggagagatgcctcagcagttcagagcacagcacactgctcttgcagaggacctgaatctgattcccagcactcacacaggcagctcacaaatgcctgtaactccagctccagagaatccaatgcctctggtcCCGCtgacatactcacacatacacataacttaaaatttttacataGATCTAGATGCCCAAGTTCATTCTTGCCTGGCTCTGTATTCCAGGCTGCTTCGCTAACTTTCTAAACTTTCAGGCCACAGTAACAGAGTTAATGAACCAAGTTTTAGGAGACCCCCCTTCCCTTTAATTAGTGGAGATTACCGCAGGAGTCACTGTACTTACCCTGACCAGTTCAACAGCAGTGGCAGAAAAATCACAGCAGTACACAAAGAGGTTTGGGTcactgaggcaggcagaaaacAACAGTAATTAGGACACAAACTGGATCATGTCGGTTCTCTTTACAGAGAAGCAAAGTCAAACGACAAAGAATACCATTCACTCAGTGCACCTATCAGTCACAACACCCAGCATGCTGGTTAGAATTCTGTGATCTTTGTCTTCTTTTAGGTCCTGTGGATATGGCTAATACTAAGTTTATCAAACCGTCAGTAAGAAACCCTGTCACTTCTAAGCAAATATCACATCAAGTGGGTTCCAGTAATCTCACTTAAATGGCACAGCCATAGTAGTTAAAGGTGCCTGCAGCACAATCATGAAGACCAGCACAGCCATAGTAGTTAAATTAAAGGTGCCTGCAGCACAATCATGAAGAccaaagttcagatcccagcacctacgCAATTACAGAGAGGTTGAAACACTCTCGTTTGAAGAGTTACTGAGACTCTGACATCAATTGCTCCTCCAGAGCTCAGAGAGAAACAACATCTTTTAGGCCCCTCAGAGGAAGGCATCACAGATTAGCACTGCAGCTGGTGTTAACTCTAATTTCACTAAACATTAAACTAAACCCACCCCTAAGTGGGCAACAGAGCCATCTAAATTCCACATAACTCATGCTTCCAGGAGCAAACTCTCACTTTTCCTCTTTGCTGTCCTGCAAATCTGACAATATACTTACTTGTTAGTTTGTAAAATTGGAAAGACTGTATTTCCTACACCACAACCAACCTGCAGACAGAAACAAACCATTAGTCCCAAAAGTAGTTCATTAAAAACCCCTTCccaccttcttcttttttaaagagtcCAGACTGGTATATCACTTATGGTTTttctgccacagcctcccaagtgctggggttttaAGAACTGTACTAGTAAAAGTACAGTGACCAGAACTAAAAAGAACCCATGGCATTTCCTTATCCCTCATGGACTATAATTACAGAGGATAGTAAAAGGCAAGAACACAGGCTTTCACTGGCTGAAGAAAGCTGGTCTAAAAAAAAGCATGGGTTAGTTTTACTTTCTGAGTTCTAGCAGAAGGCCCTATAGATAACTATTTTCCTAATGAACTTCACTATACTACTATTAGAAAGATGGACTGCATGGTCTCTGTGACCTCCATGGCCAGCAGAGACAATCTGGGAGGCGAGAAGCCAGTTCAGTTCAACACCACCAAGTAGCTGGTGTTGCTTCAAACTTTGGGAGTCTGACCCTGagtggtttattttaggcatatctAAGCACAGCACAATTGGGTGGAAACTTTTCTGGTGACAATCCCACATGCACAATAAAGCTGTATAAATCTCTGTGAGAAACAAAGTAAGTTAAATAAAGATCCAACATGAGTACATCGAAACTCTCTGTAAAGTACACACGACACCTTAAAGATGAGTGAGAAAAACAAGCTAACCACAAGGGTCAGGGGATGCTCAGCCGGGGTCACCATGCTATTAACCACTtctgctcccagccttctgggctgGTAACAGACACTGCCTTCCTTCCCTTGAAGGAACAACCCTGAATGCCAACATTCCAGGTTCCTCTAGTGCTTATCTGTTAGCATAAGGACCCCCTTGCCTCTACAACAGGCTGGGTTGAAACATCTGCATAGAAACACTGTGCTAAATATAGTGCTTTCCGAAGCaatgaaaactaaatatttaCCAGAGGGCTATGTGGCAGACACACTTCTTAGCCATTTTACATATACCACCTCAAAGTTCCTTACAGCTACAAGACCAAGAGGCTCCCAATCCTCTAGGTGGGACACGGGCTATGGGATATCTCACAGGAGGTAATAAGGATGAGCTAAGTGGTGAAGGGCCTGCCGtgtgaggacttgggttcaattgccagcaagCATGCCCCATGGCATTAGACTTAATTCCAAGTTGTACTAGCTGTAGAAGCAGCTTCCAGTGAAGTTGGTACACACTATTTATTTGTGCACTTCCCTTATAGGACCTGCCTAGGCATtttcccagtttaaaaaaaaaaaaagaaacaataaataaatgaacatggaGATGATTCCAGGCTGACATGAGGCTCAAATCTAGTCTGCTTCAACAGAAAGACGACAATCTGGGTTATCCTTTCTAGTCTTACTTTGCATATAAAATGGCCATCCTCACTAACTCCATTATTAGGAAAATACAAAGTTACCTCAAGTATTCGGTAGGTGGCTGAGGATCCAGGAAATTCATCAGCACACATTTCTAGGTGCCCGAGCTTCTGAATTACAGTCTCTTCCACAGGAGGCAGCTGAGTTTCACATCCCTGGCTGGTACAAGAACACCCGTGCTGCTCTGTTATCAAGCCAGGCCCATCCTGGCTGCTTCCGCATTTAGAGACCTCACTCTTCTGCCTCTCCAAGGGTAAATCCGTCAGGTGATTGTGGTTAGGTGCCAGTTCAGGGAATTCAGTAAAGAGCCAGTGTCTATCCTTGAAAAATCCATTTTCATGAATTTTGTAGAAGTCATTCCAGTATTTATGGGCATTGACTTCATAATCAACTGTAAATAGTatttaagaaagaattttaagaatcagtctcaaatgttttatttatatctaaTGTCAATTGTCCTGTTTTATCAAATGTCACTTTATCCTAAAAGTATCCTTAAGAATCagtcttgctgggcggtggtggtgcatgcttttaattccagcactcgggaggcagaggcaggggtatctctgtgagtttgaggccagcctggtctacagagcgagttccaggacagacaggactacacagagaaaccctgtctcaaaaacaaacaaagagtcaTTCTTAGAACTGAACACCTTCTCAGGTTATTGTCTTGTTACCCATCTATCATACATTAATGCCACTCACTTTTCATTCCCAGGGTTCCCAGCTTCTGGTAGAACTATCACACAGGTTTAGCTACCTATCATTTTCCTTCTACATCTTTGGATGGCCCTCCATTACAGAAATATTGTGAAATTAAGCAAACCccttgcaacacacacacacacacacacacacacacacacacacacacacacacacacacccaaaaatcTAATTATTCTTGGTTTCAAGGTTCTATTTGTCAGGGATAGACAGATCCTTTGTTATCTGTGGTAATTATTTTCCcttgtaaattttttatttataaactaaATGTCTCAGGTCCTTTGGACATTTGTATAAATTCAATGACTATCATCCATGCAACTCTTTGGAAGGTATGTTCTTGCTTTTTAGAATGTGGAGGCCAGGACCAAATCAAGATTACTAATGAACACTAGAAATGGAAAAACAGCTAATAGCAAACTAAACGATGCAAAACTCCTTTCCTGAAGTAAGAGTTTAGATGAGTTTAGAGACTAGTAAGTGTGGgctgtttcttggctttttgcCAGCATGAAAACTCTGACTTGactgaatgaaagaataaaaaatgggATTCCACCACTGACTGCTTACCTCTATGCAAAGCACTTAATGCCCTGTGGTccaagtgtaatttttttttttttttgaagacaagaTCACCCtgttgcccaggatggcctccaattcagtgatcctcctgcctcagcctcccacgcAGCTGAGTctataggtatgcaccactgcACTTGGCTAACCGGTTCTTTAACTGTAAAAAGAGGATATTGGGCTACGtgattttcaaaatttctttCAATTCTATGTTGCTTTATCTAGTGTTTGTCAAACAATGCAGGGCGCCTATTTTGCAACTGGAATACATACATACGcatatttatttttgacacaaggtctcatgtagcccaggctggattggAACTCTACACAGCAAGGATGATCTTGACCCTACTTGTCCTCCGGCCTCTACCTTGCTAGAGACATCACTTCTACATCCTAGGAGGTACATGCCTGGTCTGTACTGGGACCTTACTACTACACAGAAACTCTTTCAGTTTTACTTTCAAATGCCTCTTAGAAATAGAGCCAACCAGTTTTAGTTTTAGagatattttataatgaaattatTCTTGTCTTCAGGaagggcctcttttttttttctttgaccagATTCATTTCCACTCCGCTACACTCATCTTTCTTTGGCAGAAGTCCCAAATTCCCAAACTTGTTACCTCAGGAAAAGATGTATCAGCCATTAATCCTCTCCTCCAACAGTATTTAGGATCTGACCACATCAATCTAGCTCTAATGGAAACTCCCCAGCAGAACGTCAACTGTAGAAGCTACGCTAAAGTGAAGGAACGACTGTGTGGTTGCCACAGGCCAGCCACGTCAACATGATCTAAAAACGCAGAtactagaaaataaaacaagaacggTTCACCTCCGAAAACAAACCGCAAAGACGTAGAAAACCCAACCCCACGGTCCACCAAGATTTTCTTAGAAAGCAGCCCCTTTGCCTCCTGGCTCGTCCCCTCCCCGTCCGGTTCTATGCCGAGTTCTTCACCAGGCCAGTAGTGACAAGGGATCCTGGTGGCCGCacttcttttctcccctcctggAGACGCGTCCTGCACTGGCGGCTGTGGATACCACCGAGGGAAAAACCGAGCGCACCTTGCTTCTCCGGGCACACCCGCTGGGAACTGTTCTCCTGCACTTTCCTCTCCGCCGCCGCGGCCTGCTCCTCTGACCACTCCACATTGTCCCTGCGGAAACCAAACAGGCAGAGCTTAGAGCCCTCGTGTGCCGGCTGCGGCCCGGGAAGTCGCTGGCGCGGGAACTTCCGTCCCCGAGAGGCGAGAGCCGGGCCCCCAAGGGGCGGGGCAGTTACCAGGCATTGTAGTGGAAGACCCGCGCCGGGTCGCTCAGGAACCGGTTCCCGAACTGCCGTCTTTTCCCGTCCTGGGTCTCCGGCACGCCTTCAGGGGAGGACGCCGCCATGACACCGGAGACGGAAGCACCCTTCTTTTCCATAACGTAAGGACTTCCGGTGGACCACGCCCCCCCTCCGGTAGAAGCGGTGTCTGCGCGGGAAAAGCgggaggcggggcggggcggggcgatTCGCGGGGCGCTTGACGGAAGCCCTCGCcggggagctggggagctggggaggcagcagCCGAGTTGGCTGGATTCCAGGCGTGATGGGCGTGCAGGACCGGGAGGAAGTGAGAGCCCGTCTCCTTGAGCCCGGTCCAGGGCTGGAACCCCAGCAGGCTCCCCCAGTTTCCCTCCAGGAAAGCCTTgagtgtgaggagacagggtAGCCGACTGACAGCCAGCAAGACCACAGTCGGCCCGGAGGCAAGGCGTGTGTGCCAAGTGGGTTCTGAGAGCATAGACATGGTCACGtttaaaaggaatatatacatgaCCACACCTTTTAGAAACAGCTTAACTGGCATAATAAAGATCGTAATACATGCAAACACAGTttgtaatatgtatataatattcaatttattatacatatatgatCAATATCTTTAATCTAATGGTAGATCATGGCATATAGTCTATAATTGTGCATTTTCAGACTTATGTTTCTATTTAAGTTTTCCccctttatgtgtatgggtgttttgcctgcatgtatgtctgcacaccacatgcgtgcaatgcccatggaggcctgaagagggcactggatcccctggaaccctggaactggtgttacagatgcttgtgaaatcaccatgtaggtgctgggaatcaaaccctaggtcctctagaagagcagcaagtgcccttaactgctgaacaaTATCTCCAGCCTCTATCATTTTTATTCctaaattattacttttttttttttggctttcctgaaactctgtagaccaggctggcctcaactcaggtcttctgcctctgcctccctggtgctgggattaaaggcatgcaccaccatgcctagctacaattttagtttttttcttgtttacttgttttgaagcagagtctctacCCCAGGATGACCTAgaatttactttgtagcccaggctggcctttaaatcATGATGATCTTACCTTAGTGTCTCAAGTGTTAGGATGGTTTtggcaaataatttattttaaaggttttgtacacatatatattgtaGGTTGGGCACATTCCTCTGTAACCTTCTACCCTCCCTTTTCTCGGTCCTCCTCATTCCCTTTAGTCtcctttgtttctacttcatgCCCTATATCCATACAGAAACAAATTGACTCTTAAAAGAATCTCGTAGAAAGCATGCTGTCAATATAAGATTGGCTGAGAAGACTCCAAGTGCTGACTACTTGGAGTGAAGGAAGGAGTTTTTAGTCAGTGGAGGTAGACATAGCCTACGATATTCATTCTGTGGAATGAAGGACATAGTGAAGACTGCAGTCTTCCCATGGGAACATGTTCTAAGCCCTTCCTAATCATGAAGACAAAGACATGAGAACAAAAGACAGTCAAggacatgtattttatatttatgtgtgtgcgtgtgtgcgtgcatgcgtgtgtgtgtgtgtgtgtgtgtgtgtgtgtgtgtgtgtgtgtgtgtgacatgatcaagtgagcatgtggaggtcagagaacagctagCTGGAGGtagttttctctttttaccatgtgagtactggggattaaacttggtcgtcaggcttggtggcaagcacctctacccactgagtcgtCTCACCAACCCCAAGAGCATGTGTTCTGTTTGAAGACAAAAAATGTCATTCAACTCACAGCATCTTGAAAGACTCTGAACAGGAACCCATTTCCAAAGAGCAAGGACAATGTCCAAGGCTGGCTGTGTGTAGTTAGAGCAGTTGACTTCACATTTCTAAAgatcatttttattgcatttgtttagtgtgtgtgcacgtgtgtgtgcacatgtgtgtgcacacacatgccacagtgcacctATGGAGATCAGTGACAACTTGCTGGAGTGGGCTGTCTGctgccatgtgtgttctggggtctaattcaggtcctcaggcttggtggcgagccgctttacctgctgagccgtcttacCAGCCCAGtgatatctattttatttttgttttgagacagggtctgtgtaaTTCTgcctggcctcaagcttgctaaccagatcaggctggcctcaaactctgagatctgcctgtctctacctctcaaatactgggattaaagatatccaccaccacatccaggtacacttattttttttatagcatgttcTTCAAGAGCCAAAAACCTTCATTAAAAACTATTAGAGATCACATTCAGCAATCCTACTATATAACTTTTGTGAGTGCAGAAAGCTCATTGTCCTTTTACTTGAAGTTCCACTAAGTGGAACCTGTggctgttggtgtgtgtgtgcacgcgcgctcGCGATTGTgtgttttaattcttatttttctccttcttcttcttcttcttttcttcttcttcttcttcttcttcttcttcttcttcttcttctttcttcttcttcttcttcttcttttcttctttttcttcttcaagagagggtttctgtgtgtagccctggctgtgtggaactagaccaggctggcctcaaactcagagatccgcctgcctctgccctctgagtgctgggatcaaaggtgttcgccactacacctggctaattctttttgagactataatataattacatcactttcctcttccctcttctcctcccattacTTTCTTTCAAATACATGGCCTTTGAAGATGGGCCAGTGCctgactgtgtagcccaggctagcttcaaatgtTAGACTCCCTGCCTTGTTTAActttgccagtgctgggattacaaccaaGCATCTCCAAATGTTTTAACCATTTTaaacttgagttttaaaaaactattttcttttaaaactttttagtgtgtgtgtgtgggtcagaGGGATATCAGGTCACCTTGAGCTGgcgttataggcagttgtgagctgcctgacgtgggtgatgggagtcaaactcaggtcttacaacagcagccagggctcttaagcactgagccatctctccagccttctaaaTGAGTTCACACATTGTATTTTGTTGGCCTGTAtaacttatttttcttcagtgtttgaaaatctttttctttttttttcaagacagggttgccctgtgtagccttgcctgtcctgtataccaggctggccttgaactcagagatctgtgtctcccaagtgctgggattaaaggcctgtgccaccatggccaggctCATCTAACATTTTTTGAAAGGCGTTTGGAAGACATGGCTGCAAGGTTTCTCCTGTGGTCAGGATACATTGAGAATTGTGTTTCAGAGGAGCCAGGGGCCCTTTTGGGGGAGAGCAAAGAGCACTCCCTTACTCAGTGGATGCATTCAATACTTGTAAAGGCCCAGGGCAATTCAGGAGAAGTTGTCCTGGGTGTTACCCAGGCAGGGCAGTTAATCATTCCatgctccttctgcctccagctACAGACAGTGTGAATTCTGGGCCATTGGGCATGAGCTGTGGCCTAAGAGCTTCCAAGGAAGAGTCCTGGGGTCTCAGAGTACAGGCAGCCTTTGAGCTGCTGAAGATTTGTACAAACTGATTTAacaacctctttttgtttttcttactttttctctctttcatttttttttcttcttctagttttagtgttttgagacagggtgttactatgtagctctggctgtcctggaacttattatgtaaaccaggccggccttgaactcacagaaatccccctacctctgctgctagcctcctgagtgctgggattaaaggcatgaaccacagtaactggtttcttttttctttgtttcttgtatgCTAGCAAGTGCTTTTCCACTGAGTTACTGCTCCAGCcctgattgtttgtttgtttttggcactctaatttttttacatgtttattttgtttgtgcatgtgtgtgtacattgctGTGGGTGCCAGTGTGCAAAGTGCTTGTGTAGAGTGTAGAGAACCTCctataggagttggttctctcctaccaccatgtaggttctggggattgaactcagactgcCAGGCGTGGCGGCAAGTGccctgacctgctgagccatctggccaggccctttgtctcagtcagggttctattgctgtggagagacagtgGTAACTCTTACAAGAGAAGGCAttttagagttcagaggtttagtccattctcatcatgacagggagaatggtggcatgcaggcagatgtggtgctggagaagcagctgttGAGTTCTCCATCCAGATTGGCAGGTAGCAGGAGGAGTTCTCAAAGGCTTGAGGTTTTGAAAccccaaggcccacccccagtgacacacttccttcaacaagaccacacctactccaacaaggccttacatcctaatccctctcaagtagtgccactccctgatggccaagcattcaattatgagcctatgggggccattcctattcaaaccaccacaccgtTTGTGTTTctttagacaaggtcttgctatagcCCTGCATGACCTGAGACATGAGAGTTCTGTCATCTGTCCCCTAAGTGTTGGGCAAGTGTTACCATTCCTGGcttcatttttccttattaaaaaataactacagccaggcatggtggcacacagggtggcctttaatccctgcacttgggaggcagaggcaggtggatctgtgagttcaaggccagcctggtctacaaagctagttccaggacagccaaggctacacaaagaaaccctgtctcaaaaaacaaaagtatgtAGAATATTTagaagatatatttaaaaaatgctgtgctgtggaataattcttctgtacactgtgaaaatgtgttgctctcactgttaataaaaagctgattggctgatggctaggcagcattttggggcagagagaatgctgggaagaagaagggcggagtcaggagttgtgagccagatgcagaggaagcggGATGTGTAGAAAATTAGGTAACAAGCCACGAGCCATATAGTAGaatttagataagaaatatgggttaatttaagttgtaagaactagttagtaacaaacctaagatatcagctgagcatttataattaatactaagcctctgtgtggttattgggGGTGGCTGCTGAGACACAGGGAAACTTTGCCTACAGTGCTATATCTCATTTGGTCCACCACTGATTTATCAACACTTTGTCTGATATTTCCCTAGTCTCTCCATTAATTTGTTTACATAGATAACTGAGTTGGGGGTACTGACCTGAGGtggtctgtgtagcccaggctgacttgggacttgagatcctcctgcctcagttgtCTGAGTGATGGGGTCAGAGCCATGTTACCACATGTGTGCCCCTAGCCATGTCTTAAGcaccttttatcttattttaacttAATAAAAAGTTTGGGGAAATATTTCATTGCTTGAAACATCACTTTAATGAACTTCTGGTCTTGTTTTGGATAACGGTAACATAATTTATTGACAGTTAGGCTACTTTAAGTTTCTTGCTGTTAAAAATTCAGCCTGGCTATAGTGGTGTGCACTTTTAGTCCATCTGCTTAGGAAGCCAAAGTAGGAAGATTGCTTTAGTCTGGAAtgaaaggctagcctgggcaacacagtgagaccctatctattAAACATTCTACATGATAAAATTCTTTGTAACTTACTTTGTATATTCATGATTATCTTTAGGGTTAATTTCTAGAAATGGCACTGATGTGACGATTTCCTCTGAACTGGAACTTTCCctcctggaggaaggaaggaagctaagACACAGGAAGCTTAGGAAACAGAAAACTCACATGCCACTTCTCCTGGGTTATAGCCCCAAACAGCTTCTGGGAGAGAGGGGTCATCTCTGGTAACACTGCCTGAAAGATGGGCAAGGAACTCTAGGGATGCAGCTTTCGTGGGTCCTTACTCATGCtgggtgggcttttcagtgatgcagtTGCTAAGAGTCACCCACGCAGTTCCTCACTCATGCGCCTGTAAGTAGCTCCAATAAATTTACTGATTCAGCAGGTGGAATGGCTTTGGTCATGTCCCTATCCGGGCTGACTAGATGTCTGTTCTCATCTGTCCTGAAAAAGTCACCAGCAGGCATTGCTGAGCTACTGGTTATAATCAGTCACCAGCAGGCATTGCTGAACCACTGGTTCTAACCAGACCTGTTTCTAAGCCCCGTGGAAGTCAGGGGTTCAGTCTGCTCAGAGCTGGACGGTAGACCAGGGTCTGGCACACTGCATGCAGTTCAGCACGTTGGTGAGCGCATGGGATGACTGTCCCCGTAGGTATCACAACAGAGAGGTGTCGGTGATCCTGCCACCTGCAGTGTACAACAGGGTAACAGGGAGATGGGACGGCTGcacaatttacatttttttccatcaaaaatatttaaaagtatcttgTCTTGTTATGTCACTGATCCAAAGAAACACTGCAGTAATTCTAATATTTTGGGTGCTATCTTTTCAGACAGGacctcatgtagtctaggctagtcCCAAATTTGTCACATTGCAGTACGATCTTGAACTCTTTTCTTGTCTctacttccaaagtgctgggattacaagcatgtaccactatgcctaaCACATAATTTGGCATCCAAATTCTATATTCCTAGACACAtagctatataaaaatattttctcaaagttACTAATTTTACCTTCTGGTTAGAAAATATGGCTACTTATGGATGTCTTCCccaaaattataactataaagaatagctaatatttatttttaatttaaaaattattatttatgtaattactttttatttacttaccaAACATCCAAGAGGTCAGGAGGTTTTGTCCTACCATAttgattctggggattgaactcaggttattgtTAAAGCCATAGTCAGTCAATATcctcagagaactgagaaggatAGATTATTTAATTATCCTTAACAATTTATAATAAGTTAGTAGCTTTCATAAGACTAGAACTTTATGTTCCATCCCTGTTAGGTTATGattttggccaggtggtggtggcacatacctttaatcccagcactccggaggcagaggcagaggcaggcggatctctgagttagagtcCAGCCTAttctaaagagcaagatccagagaaacccagtcttgaaaaaaaatttttgtttgaaTTAAAGTTCTTCTAGTGTTAAAATAGAACTTTTAATCATAGATACAGTCCATAGAGAGACTAGTAACTTTACTGATCTTTTTATAGTGCACCATGAATGAAAATGGActtagtaaaaaacaaaatagctaCTCCATGGGTGAAAAGGGAAAAAGTTTATTCCAAACTGCCAAGGCTGTCTTCTAGGAAAGCAAGTAGCAACAGGGGAAAGATTTTCAGGGTTaaatgggaaggagagaaaggggactTGTGAGCAGTGACTGAGGGAGCCTAGAGATAAGTCTGTAGGCACCACAGTCATATGTTAATGAAGGGCTACAAATTCCTCTTGCCACAGATGAGAATGACTCCCTTTTTAGCAAGCAGAGACTTTCTTCAAGCCCCTGAAGGAATGGGGGCTTTTGCCTAAATGCCTGACATTGGGAAAAGGACTTTCTTGGGGGCCCAGA
This Peromyscus leucopus breed LL Stock chromosome 8b, UCI_PerLeu_2.1, whole genome shotgun sequence DNA region includes the following protein-coding sequences:
- the Mettl2a gene encoding tRNA N(3)-methylcytidine methyltransferase METTL2A produces the protein MAASSPEGVPETQDGKRRQFGNRFLSDPARVFHYNAWDNVEWSEEQAAAAERKVQENSSQRVCPEKQVDYEVNAHKYWNDFYKIHENGFFKDRHWLFTEFPELAPNHNHLTDLPLERQKSEVSKCGSSQDGPGLITEQHGCSCTSQGCETQLPPVEETVIQKLGHLEMCADEFPGSSATYRILEVGCGVGNTVFPILQTNNDPNLFVYCCDFSATAVELVRTNPEYDPSRCFAFVHDLCNEDQSYPVPDHSLDVIVLIFVLSAIVPDKMQKAINRLSRLLKPGGMMLLRDYGRYDMAQLRFKKGQCLSGNFYVRGDGTRVYFFTQDELHALFTAAGLEKVQNLVDRRLQVNRGKQLTMYRVWIQCKYSKPLLPSASGEVSMPHT